GGCTCGAAAACTTGGTCTTCCTTATCATGGTTTTAGAACACAACTGAAACCTCTGTCATCCCACCTTAGTTTATagacagcaaataaaataaaaaaaattctatcaGTGCACATACGTTTCACCACACTGCTGGTGGCTTAAGTTACTATATAACTACTCCATCAAGAACCTTTAAACCCTACGCAGCAATTGCAGAAGAGGGTTGACAAAAAATCTGATACCAGAGTAATCTGCCATGCATTCGATCAGTCAAGTCAATTTATCAAAGTATTCTTCCAAACGACGATGACACATTGCTCCTTGCATGATTATCATCATCAACTGCGTACTCAGTTCACTAGTGGGCAGGATCTTGCTCTGAAGGTGATGTTTTCATCACAGAAATgtttgggaggaggaagagtgtgATCTCGGGTCCATGCGCAAGTGAATCCGAGTGGGCCGGGGAGCAGGTTATGGGAAAAGATGCACAGTAACGGGAAATGATGCGCGTTATGGCGCAGATCCGCGTTAGTCCCGCTTTCAGGGGGCTTCCCGTTTGAGGGGCAGCGCCTCCTTGCTCGGTCAGGAGCTGTAACCTTTCcgcagggctggaggaggaaaaggtaGGAGGAATTTACACTTCGTTGTGGAAAGCCCTGTGAAAGCGGAGCGGGCTCCGGCGGCTGCGGGCGCTAGGGGGTGGCAGATCCCCGCGCAGTCGCCGGCTGCCGGCacctcccctcccgccccgccgtgCGGGTCTGCAGCCGGGAGGAGGGACGGGCGGGAAGCTGCGCCGCTTCCAAAACCGCCCGGCGAGCGGGGGACTTGCTTAAGTGAAGTGCCGGGATACGGGAAGGAACGAGGTTTGGGCTTTTATCCCCCAGTTCCTCCAGCCCTCGTCTTTCCGGGGCGGTTTTTCGATCTCTGTTGCTAAGCTCAGCCTTAACCCCGCAAGCCGGGCATTCCCCTCCGGGGGTGACGGCTCACAGGCGGTGCCCGGGGCGGTGCAGCGGCCTTCCCGGTACCCCCGGGCAGGAGCCGGGTCCCGCCTGCTGCCCCCCGTAGCCtcgggggaggaggaggggaagaaccAAACGGGAGCGTGAGCTTCATGGCGGCGGGGAGAGGGAGACGAGTGTGAAAAATCCAACGCGAAGTGCTCCACTACCCACCCGCTCCCCTCGGAGTTGCTCtcctttgcaaatgttttttccaaagTGCAGGGTTCCTGCTGACGTGGTCAGCTTTGCACCCTTGGATTTCCAGGGCCCGACATCCCGGCTCGGAAGCTAAAGAGGATCAAACGCCTCTGCTGGCTTTAGCAGCAATAAAACTTTACACGTCCGTCcattttccccttcccattTGTCCCGGGGCTGAGCAAACGCGGGAGAGGACGGGGGGGGGTGCAGAGCCGCTGCCTCCGCCACCTTTCCCACGTCGTGTTTGCGCGGCCTTATCGGCGcgcgggggggtgtgtgtgcgtgtgtttgGCGCGGCAGCTCCAGGCCCGCCTTGGACGGACGCCCGCTCCGGGCCCGGGACAGGAGCCCCGCCGGCAGAGACCAGCCGCTGCCTTCCCCCTCGTCccggcggcgggccggggcggggggggcagcccgGCGGGAGGGCCTtcggggcgggggccggggcgcggAGCTCTGCGGGCGCGGCGGGGCTCGCTGGCGCAACCCAGCGGGTCACAAGACCTTGGCGAcggccgggccgcggcgggggcggtAGTGAGGTGTGCGGGGGGTGAGCGGGGGGGAACGGGGACGGGCACGGACGGGAAGGGAATGCATGGGTAGGGGGTTGCAGATCAGCCCGGCCGGTGCAGGGTTAACGCCGCTTCGCCTGCCCGCCAACCTCCcccaacagaaagaaaaaagacaaaaaaccacCAGACTCCCCAAAAGAGGGAGGAAGCGGCGGCTCGCGGGGCGCGCAGCCCGTGCCCAGCCGCCGTCCCGCCGGTTGCACCGGGGCAGCGCGGGCCCGACCTTTGTTTCAAACCAATTACGTGGCAAAAGTTTATTTTCGGTGGGACGGGAGGAAGAGGTGTCCCCGGCACGGCCGCGCCTCTCCCACGGCACTGCGCTCCCGCCTCCGCCCGGAGGCAGCCGCCACCACCCGCCCGGGGAACCTGCCCCGCGGCTGCGGGGGCAATTCCCGGCCCGGTGACGGCGGCTGGGGCCGCAACAGCCGGGGGGGGCGCCGGGTGTTTGGAGAGGAGTGCGAAAAAAGGCGCTTCGCGGGGGCCGAGCGCCCTAAGGCGCCGTGCTGCTCTGCCTCGGCCGGCTCAGCGCCGACAGCGGCCCCTGACCCGCtcccccgtcccgtcccgcccgCGCTGCCCCCGCTGCAGGCGCACCCGGCCCGGGGGAACCGGGCGCTGACCGCAAGCAGCGCAGCCGCCGCTTCCGGCCCTCTGCAAAACTTGGCGCGGCCCCGCGAGGCGCCTCGGCCGGTcgaggcggggcggggcggtcCCGGCAGGCGGCGTGgggcgggcggagcggggcaCCTCCCCCGCGGGCCGCCGCGGCGGCGTTTATAtgggggcggtgcggggcgcCGCGGAGTTCCCGCAGTTCGCCCGCTGCTGTGCAGCCGCCGTCGCCGCCTCGGCCCGGCACCCGCCGTCCCGCCGGGAAGGAGACGGGACCATTTCGGATCTCAAGCAAACGGCCCCCTCCTATCTAGTCGTGGCTTTTCCAAACCCTCCGAGGAGAGCGGGATCTTTCGGTCCTTCCTGTATTTCCGACCATTACAGGATCTAGAAATGTCGACGACACTTTTATCTGCCTTCTACGACATTGACTTCTTGTGCAAGGTAGGGAGGAGCGTGGCTTCCCCAGGCGCGACCCGGGCTGCCAGCGCCGGGCCGCTGCCGCGGTTTGCAGGACGGCGCTCTGGGCTGCTCGGGCCGGGGGACGGatcccggcggggcgggcggcccgTGCTCGCCCGGGACGGGGTGCGCGGCTGGTTGCGCGGGCGGCTCGCCGCCTGACAGCTGACCGGGCTAAAGCAGCGCGGGTCCCGCCGCAAGGCGGCTGATGCAAGGCTGCGAGCTTCGGAGAGGCGTGCTGCACCCTCGCCACGGGGGCTTCtcgggtgggtttttttctgaagttgtaAGAGGAGCCGAGCTGCTCTGCAGGCGCTCGCACACAAGTGCTGCGCTGCCGAGAGGAACTTGCTAAAAGTTGCGCATGCAGCAAAGCCTGTAAGGGGGCATCTCCCCGGCTTTGCCCCGCTCTCCCTGGCACGCCAGCGCTTGCGGCAGAGCCGCTTTCGGGGCCGGCTGGGCGGCGTGCGGCACGACCCCCGCGGTGCGCCCGCAGCGCCCGGCGGTGCCGCGGAGGGGGCGCTGGGCGCCCGCGGCAGCCGCGGCGGTGGGCTGGCGGTCACCCTGCAAcaccctctctctctctcccgcTCCCTGtctcccccgccccctccctccctccctcccttccctccccccgccccggcagaCGGAGAAGTCCCTGACCAACCTCAGCAGCATGCTGGACAAGAAGGCCGTGGGGACCCCGGtgaccccccccagctccagcttcGCGCCGGGCTTCCTGCGGCGGCACTCGACCAGCAACCTGCCGGCGCTGGCCGGCGGCTCCAAGTTCCCCAGCCCTACCGGCTCCAGctcttcctccacctcctcctcctcctcctcctcgttcGGCAGCCTGAAGGAGACGGGCTCCGGcggaggcggcagcagcagccccacggCCCTGCTCAACAAGGAGAACAAGTTCCGGGACCGCTCCTTCAGCGAGAACGGCGAGCGCAGCCAGCACCTcatgcagcagctccagcagcagcaggcggCGGCCGGCAAGGGGGGAGGCTCCGGCTCCGGCGGTGGGGCCCCCATCAACTCGACGCGCTACAAGACGGAGCTGTGCCGCCCCTTCGAGGAGAGCGGCGCCTGCAAGTACGGCGAGAAGTGCCAGTTCGCCCACGGCTTCCACGAGCTGCGCAGCCTCACCCGCCACCCCAAGTACAAGACGGAGCTCTGCCGCACCTTCCACACCATCGGCTTCTGCCCCTACGGCCCGCGCTGCCACTTCATCCACAACGCCGACGAGCGCCGCCCGGCGCCCGGCGGGGGCAcggccgccccccccgccgccgccgccgccgcggggccgcACCACCACCCGCACCACCCGCCCCCGCACCCCGCCGGCAGCACCGGCGACCTCCGCGCCTTCGCCCCCCGCCACCACCCgctgggcggcggcggcggcggcttcGGGCACCCGCGCGGCGGCGAGCGGCCCAAGCTGCACCACAGCCTGAGCTTCTCCGGCTTCTCcgcccaccaccaccaccacccgcACCCCCAcagcgccgccccgccgccgccgcccggcggCCGCCTGGACGCCGCCCTGCTAGAGAGCCCCGGCGGGTCGCgcacgccgccgccgcccgcctcc
The DNA window shown above is from Grus americana isolate bGruAme1 chromosome 3, bGruAme1.mat, whole genome shotgun sequence and carries:
- the ZFP36L2 gene encoding mRNA decay activator protein ZFP36L2; protein product: MSTTLLSAFYDIDFLCKTEKSLTNLSSMLDKKAVGTPVTPPSSSFAPGFLRRHSTSNLPALAGGSKFPSPTGSSSSSTSSSSSSSFGSLKETGSGGGGSSSPTALLNKENKFRDRSFSENGERSQHLMQQLQQQQAAAGKGGGSGSGGGAPINSTRYKTELCRPFEESGACKYGEKCQFAHGFHELRSLTRHPKYKTELCRTFHTIGFCPYGPRCHFIHNADERRPAPGGGTAAPPAAAAAAGPHHHPHHPPPHPAGSTGDLRAFAPRHHPLGGGGGGFGHPRGGERPKLHHSLSFSGFSAHHHHHPHPHSAAPPPPPGGRLDAALLESPGGSRTPPPPASASYCEELLSPPCANNAFAFSGQELGSLIAPLALHTQNFAAAAAAAAAAAAYYRCQQQPPPPPPGGGCPPPPASPPFSFQPLRRLSESPVFDAPPSPPDSLSDRESYLSGSLSSGSLSGSESPSLDSGRRLPIFSRLSISDD